One part of the Ornithodoros turicata isolate Travis chromosome 2, ASM3712646v1, whole genome shotgun sequence genome encodes these proteins:
- the LOC135384382 gene encoding uncharacterized protein LOC135384382 → MADTVSEPRQPSKTKKPRVQWPERETWALIKLWEDNLDDLRSHKHNGEVYCRIAEALNSADVPKTYKGPKNCVEHNKLPYFWELNRFLSCLPMNDSTLIEESG, encoded by the exons ATGGCTGACACTGTGAGTGAACCGCGTCAACCGTCAAAAACGAAAAAGCCCCGCGTTCAGTGGCCCGAAAGGGAAACGTGGGCTTTGATCAAGTTATGGGAGGACAACCTGGATGACCTCCGTTCACATAAACACAACGGCGAAGTGTACTGCCGCATTGCGGAAGCCTTGAACAGCGCCG ACGTACCG AAAACATACAAAGGGCCAAAAAACTGTGTCGAGCACAACAAGCTGCCGTACTTCTGGGAACTGAATAGGTTTCTGAGTTGCCTTCCCATGAACGACTCGACACTAATTGAAGAGTCTGGA
- the LOC135384383 gene encoding uncharacterized protein LOC135384383 codes for MNTAREEISLLLASICALENQVDAARVASDKIKRQLLLNNFMLAASSLPARVVTRKMWTLVRNERWFEDTVPGLGDQIFKQSYRVSPSTFRFIVERLRPALERTVTNMREPIPVDKVVAIALYKLCSSAEDRTVAHVFAVGRSTVNGIYREFCDAVIAVLERDWLQMMTADEMENHIREFQAVCDFPQGVGALDGCHFPVSPPKDDATDYHNYKGWYSIILMALVDHKYRFRYISVGAPGRCHDAHVYRRSQLSHIVASPLLQAPVALVAGTAVPLVILCDQAFPLTANLIKPFGHNTTLTDDQRNFNYHLSRARSIVENAFGRLKARFRYTARRMDCDVNNARLVIRTCCILNNICEYFSDDVPQQWLTELQQDNVVFPQPSYTTGAAVGEGSSVRSALVEYYRQRN; via the exons ATGAACACCGCCAGGGAAGAAATAAGCTTGCTTTTAGCTTCTATATGCGCTCTCGAAAACCAGGTAGATGCGGCGAGGGTGGCGTCTGACAAGATCAAGCGCCAGCTGCTCCTGAACAATTTTATGCTGGCGGCATCCTCACTCCCTGCTAGAGTTGTAACTAGGAAAATGTGGACTCTCGTTAGGAATGAGAGGTGGTTTGAAGACACAGTTCCTGGGCTTGGTGATCAAATATTCAAGCAATCCTACCGAGTCAGCCCTTCAACGTTTCGCTTCATCGTGGAGAGGTTACGACCAGCTCTGGAGAGGACAGTCACCAACATGCGCGAACCCATTCCAGTTGACAAGGTTGTCGCCATTGCTCTCTACAAGCTCTGCTCATCGGCAGAAGACAGGACAGTGGCGCATGTCTTCGCTGTTGGGCGTTCGACAGTCAACGGAATATACAGGGAATTTTGCGATGCCGTCATAGCTGTTCTGGAACGAGACTGGCTCCAGATGATGACAGCTGATGAAATGGAGAACCACATTCGTGAATTCCAAGCAGTGTGCGATTTCCCTCAAGGCGTAGGAGCCCTTGACGGCTGTCATTTTCCCGTATCACCACCAAAGGACGATGCAACAGATTACCATAATTATAAAGGCTG GTACAGCATCATTCTCATGGCTCTGGTGGACCACAAGTACCGGTTTAGATACATAAGTGTTGGTGCCCCTGGACGATGTCATGATGCTCATGTCTACCGAAGGTCACAACTGTCCCACATAGTGGCCAGTCCCCTTTTGCAAGCTCCAGTTGCCTTGGTAGCTGGAACGGCAGTTCCACTTGTAATACTCTGCGACCAGGCCTTTCCTTTAACAGCAAACCTGATCAAACCATTTGGACATAACACGACACTGACTGATGATCAACGAAATTTCAACTACCATCTCTCACGAGCAAGAAGTATAGTCGAAAACGCCTTTGGAAGGCTGAAGGCGAGATTCCGATACACAGCAAGAAGGATGGACTGTGATGTGAACAATGCTCGCTTAGTCATCCGAACATGCTGCATACTAAACAACATCTGTGAATACTTCAGTGACGACGTCCCTCAGCAGTGGCTGACTGAACTGCAGCAGGACAATGTGGTATTCCCTCAGCCATCGTACACGACGGGAGCTGCAGTTGGAGAAGGTTCAAGTGTTAGATCGGCTTTGGTTGAGTACTATAGACAAAGGAACTGA